The sequence CGACTACGAGATTGTAAGCGAAACAGCTAAAATCTTAGAAGAATTTGATGTAAAATATGAGATGATTATCAGTTCAGCTCACAGAAGCCCAACTAGAACTCATCAATATGTCCAAGATGCCGATGCTAGAGGCGCAGCAGTATTTATCTGTGCAGCGGGTATGGCAGCTCATTTAGCCGGTGCAGTTGCTGCTTATAGTCTAAAGCCAGTGATTGGTGTGCCAATGGGAGGTTCAGCAGTAAATGGCGTAGATGCGCTATATTCAACTGTTCAAATGCCAGCTGGTATGCCAGTAGCAACTCTAGCAATTGGCAAGGCTGGAGCTAAAAATGCAGCATATTTAGCAATGCAAATTTTAGCTCTAAGTGATGAAAATTTGGCTTTAAAACTAAAAGAAGATAGAGAAAAACAGGCTAAATCACTTGAAATGGATTCTAAAAAAATCGAAGTTTTATTAGGTGGTGCTAAATGAAAACATATCTAGCCATTGATGAGTTTTGTCAGCTAGTACATCTAAAGCGTGAAGTTGTTGATGGTATGATTGAGCGTGGTGCATTAAATACAAAAATAGATAATGATATAATATATATAGAGGCTAATGAAGGCACAATGAGTGTTGTACCAGCGCACAATGGTGAGATAGTTGCTAGTACTGAGCAACATACTTTACCAGGTGAGAGCTTTGTCGAAAAGACAATTGGAACGATTTTAAATTTACACGAAAAAGTCCTAGATGCTAAAGATGAAACATTAGATGTGCTTAGAAATGAAAATCAATTTTTAAAAGAAGCGCTTTATTCTATGCAAGAGTTATATGATGAGGATAGAAAGACGGTTGAGACGCTTACTACTCAGCTTAAAAATGCTCAAGAAGAGGTTGAATTTTTAAAGCGTAAATATAAGTTGATGTGGAATAAGGCCATAGAGAATTTTAATAATAAAGGAAATTCATGACATTTAGTCAGATAATTTTAACCTTGCAACAATACTGGAATGAGCAAGGCTGTATTGTCGTTCAACCATACGATATGCCAGCTGGCGCTGGAACCTATCACCAAGCAACATTTTTACGTTCATTAGGTGATAAACCATGGAATGTAGCCTATGTAGCTCCATCTCGCCGTCCAACAGATGGTAGATATGGCGAAAATCCAAATAGACTTGGAAGCTACTATCAGTTTCAAGTAATAATGAAACCAAGTCCAAAAAATATTCAAGAGCTATATTTAAAAAGCCTTGAAAGACTTGGCCTTGATCTTAAAAAGCATGATATAAGATTTGTAGAAGACAACTGGGAGAGCCCAACTCTTGGTGCGTGGGGTTTAGGTTGGGAAGTTTGGTTAGATGGTATGGAAGTAACTCAATTTACATATTTTCAACAAGTCGGCGGAATTCCGTGCGAATTAATAAGCGCTGAAGTAACATATGGAATTGAACGCTTAGCTATGTATTTGCAAGATAAAGATAGCGTATATGATATCATATGGGATGATCATGATGGCAATATAGTAACATATGGCGATGTGCATAAGCAAGGTGAATTTGAATTTAGCAAATATAATTTTGAAATAGCTGATACTACTAAATTATTTGAGTGGTTTGAATCTTACTCTAATGAGTGTAAGGCGATTTTAGAGCATGGATTAGCACTTCCAGCATATGATTATTGTATGCTTGCAGCGCATACATTTAATGTACTTGATGCACGTGGAGCAATTAGCGTTACACAAAGGCAAGACTATATTTTAAAAATTAGAGAACTAGCTAAAGGCTGCGCATTAGCTTATAAAGAGAGTTTAAAATAGGTGAAAATATCTGAAATTTATGCTATGCTTGATAGCATAGCGCCATTTGATTTACAAGAGAGTTGGGATAATTCTGGACTTATAATAGGTAGTATGAATGATGAGTTTGATAGTATTACTTTAAGTCTTGATTTAGATAGTTCACTTATAGCTCATGCTAAGCCTAGAACACTTTTTATAACACATCATCCGTTAATTTTTAAAGGTTTAAAAAGCATTAATAGCAGTGAATATCCAGCAAATTTAATCAAAGATATGATTAAAAAGGATATTAGCTTAATCTCTATGCATACTAATTATGATAAAGTGGTTTTGAATAAATTTGTATTAAGTGAGGTTTTAGGCTATAAAAATTATGAACAAGATAGTGAATTTGTGTTTAAATTTGAGGTAAATAAGAGCTTTGAAGAGTTTGTAACTGATATAAAATCCAAATTAAATTTAACTACTATAAGAGTAGTTAAAGGATGTGATTTTATCAAAACAGCAGCCATTTGTACTGGAAGTGGAAGTGAGCTAATTGGTAGTTTTAAAGCCGATTGTTTTTTAAGCGGAGATTTTAAATATCATACAGCACTTCAATCTTATGAAAATTCACTTAGTTTGATTGATATTAATCATTTTGAAAGTGAGCGGTATTTTGGGGAGTCTTTGGCGCTAAACTTGCAAAAGTTTAAAGTTTTTGCTACAATCACAAATTCAATAAACCCATTTGAATATAGATAACCAAAGGAAATCAATGAATAAGTATTTACAACAACTTGTGAATTTATCACAAATCGACCAAAAAATAGATAATTACGCACCAAGAATTGAGAGTATTAATAGAAATTTACAACTTAAAAAAGATGAAATAACAACTATAGATGAAAATATAGAAAAAGTTGATACAGAAATATCAGAGTTAAAGGCACAAATTGCTAATACAAATTCTCATATTAATGAATTTAATGCCAAAATCAAAGATATTAGCAAAAAATCTTCAACTGTCAAAAGCGAAAAAGAGATAAAAGCTCTAAATTTAGAAGAGGATCTAGCAAAAGATCAACTTGAAGCAGCTAATGAAGAGATTGGCAGACTTGAGAGAATAATAGATAGCAAAAATGAGTTAAAAACTGAACTAGAACAGAAAAAATCTAATGCTCAAAGTGCATT is a genomic window of Campylobacter devanensis containing:
- the purE gene encoding 5-(carboxyamino)imidazole ribonucleotide mutase; translated protein: MKFVSIIMGSKSDYEIVSETAKILEEFDVKYEMIISSAHRSPTRTHQYVQDADARGAAVFICAAGMAAHLAGAVAAYSLKPVIGVPMGGSAVNGVDALYSTVQMPAGMPVATLAIGKAGAKNAAYLAMQILALSDENLALKLKEDREKQAKSLEMDSKKIEVLLGGAK
- a CDS encoding DUF3972 domain-containing protein, yielding MKTYLAIDEFCQLVHLKREVVDGMIERGALNTKIDNDIIYIEANEGTMSVVPAHNGEIVASTEQHTLPGESFVEKTIGTILNLHEKVLDAKDETLDVLRNENQFLKEALYSMQELYDEDRKTVETLTTQLKNAQEEVEFLKRKYKLMWNKAIENFNNKGNS
- the glyQ gene encoding glycine--tRNA ligase subunit alpha, encoding MTFSQIILTLQQYWNEQGCIVVQPYDMPAGAGTYHQATFLRSLGDKPWNVAYVAPSRRPTDGRYGENPNRLGSYYQFQVIMKPSPKNIQELYLKSLERLGLDLKKHDIRFVEDNWESPTLGAWGLGWEVWLDGMEVTQFTYFQQVGGIPCELISAEVTYGIERLAMYLQDKDSVYDIIWDDHDGNIVTYGDVHKQGEFEFSKYNFEIADTTKLFEWFESYSNECKAILEHGLALPAYDYCMLAAHTFNVLDARGAISVTQRQDYILKIRELAKGCALAYKESLK
- a CDS encoding Nif3-like dinuclear metal center hexameric protein, translated to MKISEIYAMLDSIAPFDLQESWDNSGLIIGSMNDEFDSITLSLDLDSSLIAHAKPRTLFITHHPLIFKGLKSINSSEYPANLIKDMIKKDISLISMHTNYDKVVLNKFVLSEVLGYKNYEQDSEFVFKFEVNKSFEEFVTDIKSKLNLTTIRVVKGCDFIKTAAICTGSGSELIGSFKADCFLSGDFKYHTALQSYENSLSLIDINHFESERYFGESLALNLQKFKVFATITNSINPFEYR
- a CDS encoding zinc ribbon domain-containing protein, giving the protein MNKYLQQLVNLSQIDQKIDNYAPRIESINRNLQLKKDEITTIDENIEKVDTEISELKAQIANTNSHINEFNAKIKDISKKSSTVKSEKEIKALNLEEDLAKDQLEAANEEIGRLERIIDSKNELKTELEQKKSNAQSALDSLNSEVADELKAIENERSKIYDQKEKLLADMNQKVLTFYEKIRKWAKNTAVVPVRKQACYGCFMKINDKTYAHIIKSEDITTCPHCGRILYKETIEE